The nucleotide sequence GGAAGAAGCATTGAAAGGAATGACTCTCTGGGCGGCTTTCGCAAATTTTGAAGAGCAGTTAAAAGGAAGTATTGAAAAAGGTAAGCTAGCAGACTTTGTTATCCTTAAAAGGGACCTGATGACAGCACCTGAAACCACTCTGAGAAACCTAAATATACAGGCCACTTACCTCGGTGGTGAAAAAGTTTATTAATCAAGTCAAATTTTTCTAAATGCTCAAATAGGGTAACAATCTATCCAACCAGTCCTTGGTGAAAATTTTGATATTCAATAAATCATCCAAGGACTGGTAATCACCGTGCTGCTTCCTATAGGCAATAATCACCTTAGCCTCACCATATTTGACATATGGATGAGCAGCCAAGTCTTTTACTGAAACTTGATTGATATCAATCTTACTTTTTACAGCTGGCTTAAAAATAAAGTACTCAAAAATCCCTTTGGCCACCTCTTCTTTCAGACCATAAACCTCTAGAAGTTGGGATTTTGCATACATCCCCCCTAGCTGCTCCCTGTATTTTACAATCCTGGCTGCCAAAACACTTCCTATACCAGGAACTATCTGAAGTAAAGAAGAATCTGCTTCTGAAAAATCAAGCTTATTGATCAACTCCCTTTCCTGCTTAGGCCTTTCCCACCTTCCAGTATCAGGCGCAGAACTAACACTTGTTTTTACCTTAGAAGCTTGCTCAAAATTATCTTGATTATCAAAGTCATGGATTCTAGCTTCCACCATTTCCAGGTACTTCTCATATTCCCGCTCAGCCGCTCTATCCGAATACCAATCCAATACTTTTGGTATCCATACAAGAACAAACAATATGGGGACAACCAATAAAAATCCCCTAGATTCTCTTTTTGTAAAACCTAAATAGGCCTTCAAAAAATAAAAAATTCTCTTCTTCATAAAAATGACGTTTAAATGAACAGCTATCCTCCTAAAAAACAATAAATTGGAGTAGTGATAGATTTTGACTATCTCCCATAATATAATTGTATTGGAATTATTTTCAAAGATTTAGCATTATTGCATTGAATTAGGAATTCAAAAAAGACCTACATGCTATTTAGACAGATTTTAAATTACACTTAGAAGGTCGAAATAATTCATTTGATCCCTATTCTGTAATAAATTTGCAGTTGAATAACACTTATATAATGCAGCATAAGTTTAGAGCCATAAGTCTATCATACAAGAATGCACCTGTAGAAATCAGGGAAATCATTGCATTAGACAATAAGGCCATACAATCGCTTCTGATAAAGTTAAAGGAATTTTTCAATGTGAAAGACACCCTTATTTTATCTACCTGTAACAGGACAGAAGTGTATTATGCGCATGAATTGGACTTGAGTGTAGAGATCATCAAACTGATCGGTTCTGAAAAGTGTGTGCATGACATCGTCTCCTATCTTGAATTCTTCAATATCATCAATGATGATAAAAAGGCCATCCAGCATCTTTTTAAAGTATCCATGGGCCTAGAAGCTCAGGTTGTGGGTGATATGCAGATTTCCAACCAGGTAAAGCGAGCTTACCAAGCAGCTGCAGATGAAGAAATGGCAGGTCCATTTTTACACCGATTGATGCACACGATCTTTTTCACCAACAAAAGGGTGGTTCAGGAAACTGCTTTCCGTGACGGTGCTGCATCAGTATCTTATGCTGCCGTAGAACTGATAGAAGAACTCACTTCTAACACTAGAAATCCAAGGATCCTATTGATGGGATTAGGTGAAATCGGTGAAGATGTAGCAAAAAATATGGTGTACCTACCCGAGGCAGAAGTCACCTTAACTAACCGTACCTTCGAAAAGGCCCAGAATATGGGAGCTGAATTAGGATATAAGGTTATTCCTTTTGAGGATGTTTATGAAGCGATAGAATCTGCGGATGTGATCGTATCATCCATTTCCGCTAAAGAGCCTTTTATCACCAAGGAACTGGCAAAAAAACTTGATATCAAAAGCTATAAGCTTTTTGTGGACCTTTCAGTACCTAGGAGCATTGAGACCACCATTGAAGACGTACCTGGGGTATTGCTTTATAATGTGGACAATATCCAAAGCAAGGCCACAGCAACCCTTGAAAAAAGATTGGCCTCTGTCCCTCAGGTAGAAAACATCATAGAACAAAGCATTGAAGAGTTTTACGATTGGAAAAAGGAAATGATGGTTTCTCCAACCATTAATAAACTTAAAAATGCACTAGAGCAAATCAGAAAAGAAGAACTTGAGCGCTACCTTAAAAATGCCAGCGAAAAAGAATATGCTATCATTGACAAGATCACCAAAAGCATGATGCAAAAGGTCATTAAAGTACCCGTGGTACAATTAAGGGCTGCCTGCAAAAAAGATCAAGCAGAAGAAATGATCGACATTATCTCTGATTTATTTGACCTGGAAAAAGTAAATATCAAGCATTAACAAGGTTCCAACATCTTCGATTTGTACGGGTGAACAGGCTAAAAAAAGCCTGTAGCCGATTCTCCTATTTCAGGTTTTTTTTGCCACACAAATAAACATTTTTTGAAAATACATACATTCCTAATACTTTTAGGAATTCTACATTAATAAGTAAGTACCTATGAACATTTACGGGAAATGGGCTTTGGCCATTTCAATGTTTTTAACGAGTATCAATCTTTGTCAATCCCAGATTTACGAAGTTTATGATCAGCAGTATAATTTAGTCCAAAAGATCAACAATGACCATATCTTCCTTTTGAGCGAGTCCATCAGGGTGAGCGACAAGGATAAAAAGTTAAAACTCCTCAACCATAGTTACGAGCCTTTTATTGAACTGGAAGGCGCTGAAATCTATCAGTATCTCGCGCCTTGGATCATAGTGACCAATGAAGGGAAATTTGGTGCTTACCATGAGTATGGTGAACAAATCCTCAAAGCAGAATATGACCATATAGATACGCACTATAATCAACTATTGGCCAACAAAGGCAATGTCTATTTCCATTATGACATTGGCAACCAAACATTTCAGACCTTAGGCACCTTTCAAGATGCATTTATTGCACAAAATGGACAAGTCATCGCCAAAATCCCGTCGGGCTATTTACTACCTCTATCCTCTAATCCCAAACAGAAATACCAAGACTTATCTTCCGTTTCCGATGGAACAATCGTATCCCATGAACCAAGTGGTTTTGGTATGATAAACCGAAAAGGGGAATACATACTTGATCCTATTTTGGATAGCTTAAGTCATATTGAAGGAGAATATTTCTATGGCTATAATGAAAACCAATACATGCTCATTAAGGCCTTGGAAGATGATGCAGATATCCGATACAGCAGTTATCATAAAATCAGCTTAGAAGATGACGATGTGATTTTGGAGTATATCCACGGAAAGCTGAGAAGGGTTATGAAAAAAGACGGCATCCTACTGGACATAGTGGGCATGCAGGAAGTTGTCCGCAAAGACCCTGAGCACTATAACGTCTATTTCAAAAATGGAAAAGTAGGTTTATTGGATCAAAAAGGCGTTTGGAGAGTCATTCCAATGGAGGGAGTTACTGCGATCTACCCCGGCAATGAAGACCTATTTGGGGCTGTTAAGGACCATCAGTTTGGTTTTGTAAACAGAAGTGGAAACCTGGTCATCCCATTCCAATTTAATGCAGTCAACAAATTCTCAGAAGGCCTTGCTGGTGTTAAAACCGACAACCAATGGGGCTATATAGACCGCAATGGAGACTTGGTCATCAATTATCAATTTGATGAAGTAGGCGAATTCAATAGAGGCTTAGCCATCGTAAAGAAAAATGGAAAATCCAATCTCATTGACACGAAAGGGAACCTCCTCCTAAAGGATTATTATAATGCCATTTCGCTTTCTGATGACCAGTACTATATCACTGAAGAAAATGACTTGTATGGGATTGTAGACCCACTAGGCAAGGAAATCACCGCCCCTATCTTCCAATCTATCAGGAGAGATGGCTACGATAGAATTATCGTACAAAGGAACAACAAATTTGGAATTTTGAAAGATGATGGTGAACTGGCCCTACCAATTTACTATCAGGCAATTTTGGTAGATAATGCTACTAACAAAATTTTGGCTGAAGACATTTATACCCCACCCTTACTTGAAGATCCCAAGGATAAAAAGAAGAAAAACAAGTAACACAAATAGAAAAGGCGCTAAATTTGATTTTAGCGCCTTTTCTATTTGTGTGTTACAAAATCAATGATAGAAATTATTTTTCACCTTTGGATTTACCATCTCCTTTCTTACCCTCATCAGGTTTGGCAATAGCATCTCTCATTTCAGTATCCGACTTAATATTCTCCATTTTGTAATAATCCATTATCCCAAGATTCCCACTTCGAAAAGCTTCTGAGATAGCTTTTGGAACTTCCGCTTCAGCCTCAACGACTTTAGCTCTCATCTCTACATTACGCGCTTTCATTTCTTGCTCCAAGGCCACGGCCATAGCTCTTCTTTCTTCTGCTTTGGCTTCCGCTACTTTAAGGTCAGCAGAAGCTTGATCAATCTGCAACTTGGCCCCAATATTTGTCCCCACATCAATATCTGCTATATCAATGGACAAAATCTCAAATGCAGTCCCCGCATCCAAGCCCCTTTCCAACACCAACTTGGATATCTTATCAGGGTTTTCCAATACACTTTTATGGGTCTTGGCAGAACCAATAGAAGTAACAATACCTTCCCCTACCCTTGCCAAAATGGTATCCTCACCTGAACCACCCACAAGTTGAGCGATATTTGCCCTTACAGTTACTCTTGCCTTGGCAATCAGCTGAATACCATCAGCGGCCACAGCAGCAACACTTGGGGTATTGATTACTTTTGGATTTACCGAAATCTGAACTGCCTCAAATACATCCCTCCCAGCCAAGTCAATGGCCGTAGCCTGCTTAAAGGAAAGGTTGATATTAGCCTTATCTGCAGAAATCAAAGCTCGGATTACATTAGGAACATTTCCTCCTGCCAGATAGTGCGTCTCCAGTTCGTTGGTCGTCAACGCAAGCCCTGCCTTTGTAGCTGTAATAAGCGAATTTACAATAATGCTCGGCGGTACTTTACGGATCCTCATACCAATCAATTCCCCAATACCCACCTTTACATTGGCAAAAATGGCTGTAATCCAAAGATTGACAGGGACAAAATAAAGAAAAATAAATAGCAATATCAGCCCTCCAAAGGCTGCTACTAGAATAAGTGCTGAATTAGAAAATTCCATAGTCTATTGTTTTATGATAATTCTGTTGTTTTCAAGTTGATGAATCTCTACTTCTACCCCCGCCGAGATAAATCCTGAATTTGATTTGACTTCATATATTTTATCACCAAATTCCGCTTTTCC is from Echinicola marina and encodes:
- a CDS encoding WG repeat-containing protein — its product is MNIYGKWALAISMFLTSINLCQSQIYEVYDQQYNLVQKINNDHIFLLSESIRVSDKDKKLKLLNHSYEPFIELEGAEIYQYLAPWIIVTNEGKFGAYHEYGEQILKAEYDHIDTHYNQLLANKGNVYFHYDIGNQTFQTLGTFQDAFIAQNGQVIAKIPSGYLLPLSSNPKQKYQDLSSVSDGTIVSHEPSGFGMINRKGEYILDPILDSLSHIEGEYFYGYNENQYMLIKALEDDADIRYSSYHKISLEDDDVILEYIHGKLRRVMKKDGILLDIVGMQEVVRKDPEHYNVYFKNGKVGLLDQKGVWRVIPMEGVTAIYPGNEDLFGAVKDHQFGFVNRSGNLVIPFQFNAVNKFSEGLAGVKTDNQWGYIDRNGDLVINYQFDEVGEFNRGLAIVKKNGKSNLIDTKGNLLLKDYYNAISLSDDQYYITEENDLYGIVDPLGKEITAPIFQSIRRDGYDRIIVQRNNKFGILKDDGELALPIYYQAILVDNATNKILAEDIYTPPLLEDPKDKKKKNK
- a CDS encoding ComEA family DNA-binding protein; the protein is MKKRIFYFLKAYLGFTKRESRGFLLVVPILFVLVWIPKVLDWYSDRAAEREYEKYLEMVEARIHDFDNQDNFEQASKVKTSVSSAPDTGRWERPKQERELINKLDFSEADSSLLQIVPGIGSVLAARIVKYREQLGGMYAKSQLLEVYGLKEEVAKGIFEYFIFKPAVKSKIDINQVSVKDLAAHPYVKYGEAKVIIAYRKQHGDYQSLDDLLNIKIFTKDWLDRLLPYLSI
- the floA gene encoding flotillin-like protein FloA (flotillin-like protein involved in membrane lipid rafts), coding for MEFSNSALILVAAFGGLILLFIFLYFVPVNLWITAIFANVKVGIGELIGMRIRKVPPSIIVNSLITATKAGLALTTNELETHYLAGGNVPNVIRALISADKANINLSFKQATAIDLAGRDVFEAVQISVNPKVINTPSVAAVAADGIQLIAKARVTVRANIAQLVGGSGEDTILARVGEGIVTSIGSAKTHKSVLENPDKISKLVLERGLDAGTAFEILSIDIADIDVGTNIGAKLQIDQASADLKVAEAKAEERRAMAVALEQEMKARNVEMRAKVVEAEAEVPKAISEAFRSGNLGIMDYYKMENIKSDTEMRDAIAKPDEGKKGDGKSKGEK
- the hemA gene encoding glutamyl-tRNA reductase, encoding MQHKFRAISLSYKNAPVEIREIIALDNKAIQSLLIKLKEFFNVKDTLILSTCNRTEVYYAHELDLSVEIIKLIGSEKCVHDIVSYLEFFNIINDDKKAIQHLFKVSMGLEAQVVGDMQISNQVKRAYQAAADEEMAGPFLHRLMHTIFFTNKRVVQETAFRDGAASVSYAAVELIEELTSNTRNPRILLMGLGEIGEDVAKNMVYLPEAEVTLTNRTFEKAQNMGAELGYKVIPFEDVYEAIESADVIVSSISAKEPFITKELAKKLDIKSYKLFVDLSVPRSIETTIEDVPGVLLYNVDNIQSKATATLEKRLASVPQVENIIEQSIEEFYDWKKEMMVSPTINKLKNALEQIRKEELERYLKNASEKEYAIIDKITKSMMQKVIKVPVVQLRAACKKDQAEEMIDIISDLFDLEKVNIKH